From the Brienomyrus brachyistius isolate T26 chromosome 23, BBRACH_0.4, whole genome shotgun sequence genome, the window CCGCACACATTATTAAACAAGCAGGCAACAAGTTCCCCAAATGAATTTATCTTGCATTTTACATCTGATGTAATACACAGTACAATCTCAGATAAATCTGTTTTTAGTGCCCTTTTGGTATTTgctgaataaaaaaaacacatgataTGCAGTTAAATTTCTTCTTCTGCATTTGTTATTATAATTGTGTGTAATTTTGCATAATCTGCTTAATTGTTACATCTGTGCTCTGTCCCTGCTTAAGGGTATaacttttctctcttttttgcaTTTTGAAATTCTGTCTACCAAACAAATTGATCTCAATTACTGTTCAATTAAAATTCCAGTTCAGGCACATACATGCTCACGTGAAATACGTACTGAATTCATGGCCAGGTAAAGGGTTTTTAACACCGCATATCTTAGCATTTTTGGGTACGATCCACTCGATGTAAATCCCCAGTAAGGACTAtctgaaaaggaaagaaaataaGGGAAGATTGAAAGCGGTGATCCCTGCTTAAGGGTATaacttttctctcttttttgcaTTTTGAAATTCTGTCTACCAAACAAATTGATCTCAATTACTGTTCAATTAAAATTCCAGTTCAGGCACATACATGCTCACGTGAAATACGTACTGAATTCATGGCCAGGTAAAGGGTTTTTAACACCGCATATCTTAGCATTTTTGGGTACGATCCACTCGATGTAAATCCCCAGTAAGGACTAtctgaaaaggaaagaaaataaGGGAAGATTGAAAGCGGTGATCCGGCCTGTAGAGACACCTTACCGCAGTGAAGCGTTTTGGGCAGTAATGGAcagaaaggtcaaaggtcacagctacagagccagctggctcAGGCTGTCCGTGTTCATGCTGGCACTGCCAGAGTAACCTTTCAGGAAAACGAATCATTTTAATGGACACATGGTTATTCGTCTGCGTCGTGGGAAGAGTGAGCGACTATGTCTTTGTGTAATCGAGTCTCTTACTTCTGTAACTTTGTGCTGCTTGGCGGGAATTGGATTGGCGATGCAGCACCCAGCCTCACCTCAACAGTCGGAGTCACACTCCCGAACCACACAAAGACACAGGAAACAGTCAACATGTGCTAGGGCTATTTtctaggacacgctggagaggactttccagtcaccccccccccccccccatacgcgTTTCAAGCTTCAGGAGTAAACGGCATTTTCAGCTCACCGCACTGCTACGCTCTATGCATTTTCCTGCCTCATTCAGCCTGGGCCCAGAGGGACACTTGCGAGCTTAAAAACACTTTGGCCAATTTCCTTTTTAAGTGGCTGGTGAACTTCTCATGacactttgtgtgtttctgcTTTGTGTGAGTCACACTCGTGCCTCGCCTGGAATGTGGAGGGGACAGAGAATGCAGATGCTGGTGTCGAAGGTGCTTTAGATGCTGGGCGTCCTTGGTGTGAAAATGAAAACGGAAATGGACCAGGAACTGACCCCTGGGGATCAGGCCGGCAAGGATGACCTCCAGCAAGCCTGGGAGGAGTGACCCGTGGTTTGGGAGtcaatttacatttatttatttagcagacacttttgtctgAAGTGGAgaaagcttggggtcagagagCAGAATCCAGAACGCCACCCCTGCTTACAGCGTAGGTTAATTACCTTGCTCAAGAGCTCAGTGGCTGTATAAGTACTTTGCCGGCCTTGgaactcaaacccacaaccttccacaTACAGATTTCTAACCCACTGTTCTAGTCACCATCCAGGCTTAAGAGGAATGTTCACTCCTGCCttacccctccccctccccatgttaatgctttttatacaaacaatgagaTATCTATCTAGCTTACAGCAGAAACACTGGAACCCGGAAGATCATTCTATTAGAGTGTAGGTTCGTGGGAACACTGTGATACTGGCCTCGCGTGATATTAAACATTCAGCACATTTGTTTTGAGACCCGTGCCGGTGTCAAAGTTCAACACCGGGAATGAAACTCGTGATGCAGTGATTTCTCTTCACTTCGCAGTCTGAAAAAGACCAGATCGTCATACGCCATCAGCCATGATTATTTGAGTTTCTATGCAGATTTGTGTGGGGGGTTAGGGGCTGTAAGGATAGGGGGCATGTTAGCCTGCCTGCAGACCCTCAGAAGCAACAGAATCAAATATTTATTCCGGCCTTGTAGTTGGGAGCAGATGGAGGAGCGCTGCCACAGGTGTAGCGCTCAATAGATGGGCTTCCATGTGATAAATTGAATGCTTCTCTGAGGCCAGTCTGGAGCGGTGGCCTCCTGTACCCTGGGAGCCGGCTCCTTTTTGCAAAGAGTGGTTGGGGACGTCTCCGAAGGCCTCCGATTCAATTAGGCCGGCCTCCCGTCCCCATCTCCAGTGCTCCGGGCCGCGACGCTCACAGCCGTGGGGAATTGGGCTGGCTTTCTGGCGGAGGATGCGGCCACCGAGCCGTTAAATGCGAAGCCTCTTATCACGGCAACAGTGACAGTGGGAGCCCCTTGGAAGCAGAGCTACGCAGGTCCATCCAGTCGGCGTGCCCACGCAAAGGCCCTTAGGAGTCTTCATCGCTTACCTCTTCATCCTCGTGCCTCACAGCACCTGCGTGGGTCGGTAttttcagtgaacattctttcATTCAGTCTGAGTCACCATGACCACAGCGATTGTATCACATGACATTATCAAAGTGCTAGCTGTCAGTAACATGTATGGTGCTTTTTAAATGATATGAAATAATATCTTATATTTGTGAATGTTGAATTTTACAAGCTCCAGGTTGGTGCATCTGATCTTTCTGCAAGTGTCCCAAGGACAACTGCCCTCTCAGTCCTACATTTCCCAGAAAGCCACAGAGAATTAGTGTGTAATTGGCCAGGTAAGCAAATAGGAAAACACATGATTTATGGAACATCGATGATAGGTAACTAGAGTTTCTTTTAATTGTAATTTTCCATATGATACTCAAATAAATAGCTTCCTGTTGATTATTCAGGATAGGAGATCATATCGGTAGATGGTTATTTGATtatgttgatgatgatgatggttgtGGTGATAGATGCTTAATGAATCCCCTAAGAGATATTAAgtaattaatgaataaaatgcattaataaTCTTTACACTTCAGTCTGTTTTTTAGAAAATGAAAACCACTACACAAGCACCCTTGATCATAAATCACTCATCTCCAGGATTCTTGGCTCTAATATCTACCTAGAAAACTTGGCACATGgtttaattagctgtttttcctttaaaaaaaaaactattaattaTACTGAGAGCAATTAGGAGAGACACTTGGAGTTTAGCCTGGACAGTGGAGTCAAGACCATCACTCATTACGGAAAGTGGCATCCTTAATGATCTTTATTGACTACAGGGAGTCGGTGGCTAGATCCAATGTTCTCTCCTCCTCTTGAAGGCATTGAAGGCACATCGGCCAGTAAGGCGCCTCCTACTGGTCCACAAACTCTACCTTCCAATATAACTTTCAAAGTCTGAAAGTTCACAGTCTGAAGTGAGACTGGCGCTGTGGGCTGCACTGCACCCTTGCACCACCCTGCGTAGCGGTTAGGGATCTTCTCCCTGTCTTATGTGAGTTGCAAGATTTTCCAGATTCTCCAGTTTTCCTTTAGAGTCCAAAGACACAGACCTACCATTTAGATAAAACGTGACCAAAGGATTATGAATACAGAATAATTTCTACAGTGAAACAATTTAATCTGTATGGCAAATAAACATTCTCAGGAGTAATTCTGTAAATGTTTAAAACCTTCCGATACATACAGAGCAGCATAGTGAAAAGTTCCACGTCCTCATCAAGCATAAATGGTGACTATTCAGCTTTGAGGGACCACTGGCCACGTACGACTGGAACCTCATTGCCTTGTCAGTCATCCAGGCTGCCTGGGGGGCCCAAAGCTCAGTCTTCCTCATGTCAGTCGTCAGTGGGGTGTGGCTGCCTGCCCTTCCTGTCATGCCAaatcagtccccccccccaggagaagTGAGCTTCCATTAACCTGCCTGCATGTGGTCAATCACGTCtgttcacacacagacacgtagGAACCGACCCAGAAGGGTGGAGTCATATGATCCTACAGAAGGGGTGCAAATGGCCGATTTTAAAATGGAGGTCAAAAGCAATTCCTTATAAAGGAGTTACTTACATCCTGTTTCTGTAACTCATACATGTCCTTCATgtgggattttctgtttttaactcGCAGCCCATCTGTGATAAATCACCACTGTTTTCTCATTTTTCGTGTCAGTGTTATAAAGTCAGGCCTGTTCACCTCCAAAGTGAGGGTCTGCCAGCATGCCGTCTCCGGGCTGTTAGGGGATCAATCCTGCACCCAGCTGGTGCCCTGGCTCCATGATACCTAACTTTGTGCTGTTTTGTAAGGCGTCCCACTGAGGATGATGGATAGATGTGGTGGGATTATACTTCACCACGCATCTTTTGCTGAATATGGAGAAGGACTGCAGAACCTAACAAGCCGTATTTAGGATTCCCTGATACTCACAGTTCTGTGCTGCAGAGCTCCTTCCTTCCTTGTCCTGTATCCATCCGCCATGTTTTCTGTCCCTGGGTCACCTTGGTCTTTTACTGTCCAATTGTTTGGTGAGTTACTGCTACTAATAATGATTTGGTCATTGCAGCACTATGACATCACAGTGGCATCAATGTTGCCTCATCAATGTGCAACGAGGTGCCTCGCTCATTTTTTACTCAAGCAGCCGAGCATGTGGAACTTTCATTGAGCTAAAGTTAACGAGAGgtgttattttacattttcaggGAAATTaatgtccaccagggggagaTAAATGCGTGCATTTggtaaaacaaaattaaaacaaaaccgTGGATGATGGTCGGGGTGAGGAATCAGTTCTGCATGCAATCAAATGGAGACAGTTTGTGGGCCAAGAGGTTAGGATgcagtgcttgtgatcagaagattgGCTGTTCAAATCCCAGCCTGGCAGAGTGATCTGTCTGTTTGGCCTGTGATTAAGGTCCTTAACCTCCAACTGACTGGCTAAACCAGCACCTAATATCACTATAGGAACAGTGGTAGGGGCCCTCAAGCACTAAACATAAGCCAATCgtcattataaaaataaatgggtGTGGTTATAAATATCAACAAAGCAAACCCCTTCTCACGCATGCCCATGTGAATGGCCATTAGGAATATTGATGATATGAAACTCATTTTGCTATATTTGTTAAATCACTCATTTTGGAACTAAGTAAAGTTATTCCTGTCTTCTGTTTTGATCTCTACTTGTACCTGTTTATTTAAAAGCAGCTATACTCAGCGTGCCTCGGGAGCTGCCTTCCTTATATCCAAACAACGGTCATGTTTCAGCCAGTGGCAGTTTGATattaggaaatgtgttttaacTCACAAAGCTTATCTTTGTAAAATGACCAGACTTTTGTGTCCTTACTCGGAGTTTTGCTTAATTGCTGTTCTTGCCTTTCTTAAAACATTTTCGTAAAAAAATAACGTTAAGAGAAATGTTTAAACAAATCAATACTCGGTGGTACGGTGCACGCCGATGTTCATCACACCGTGCACACCATACGTTTCCATATAACGTAAATTACATATCAAACTATGTAAGATGTCCTAGTTTTATAGCGTGTCTTATTACTTAATTTAAGTATAAGCGTTTGAATAAATAActccagtctatctatctatctatctatctatctatctatctatctatctatctatctatctatctatctatctatctatctatctatctctttTCTAATTTAATTTGAAGGCCTTTCGTCTGTAAATTAAAGTAATTATGCCGACAGTATTATGTTAGGCTGTTCTCTATATAAGGACTGGGTCATCAATCACCCTCAATCTATCTGTCAGTGTGGGCGGCCTTCCAGCTGGgccaaaaaagagagaaaaaaatatgggATACACCACCAATAATTTCATCTGTAACGATATCAAACTATCTTTCGTGCCTTTAGTCTATGACTGTTAAGAATTTCCGCAAGAAGCAGTTTGcctttttcaatgtaatactcCTGGCAAGACAGTAGCTCGAAATAAAAACGAAAGAATGAATGTTTCCGTTTAAAAACTGTGTTAGTTTAGTTTAATCGCTGAATGTCATCCCTGTCCGGAAACTTTTCAATCCCGGCGAACGTGCGTGTAAGTTACATTTCTGTCGTTTTGCTCTGACGTCATAGTGGCCGGTGTTTAAAAACAGCGTGACTCCTCGCTCCTGTGTTGATGGTACTTTTTTTTGTAAAGTAACATACTTCTGACATCGGACTTTACTGCggtgatttgttattctcttTTATGTTTTATTCGATATTTAAGGGCATATACCAAAGAAACACGATAATAATATATTTTCTGAAAATTAATGAGCGATTTATGAAATGATATATGAGTGTGTGGTCCTTCTTGTGAGTCTGACTTTCGGTCAGTCCGTCATCCAGAAGCGGAGACCCTCGCACACCTGGATTTCTTTGCCATGTCTTACCCGCAGTTGGGATACCACTGCTCCTCGACACCGCAGGTAAGAATAGCGCCACTGGATATCGTTAATGTTATGAATTGTGTCTCAGCGTTATTGATTAGCCATTAAACAATAAACAGCCAGAATAAATGCGGGATTGAGTTAAATCTGATATCTACACTCTGAGATCCACTGTCATGTCGATTTTGCGGATCTTTTCACCTTATGTAGAACACATATAAACGTGTCGTTTTACAGGACTGCATGCCAAAACAATATCAATGATGTATAGGTTGCTTTTTGACTCGAGTTTATAATCGTAATTAGAACTCTTTAGTGCACACGGTGGTCATATGTCTATTCAGTGTCAGAATTACATACCAGTAACAGACTTTAAACGATCCAGTCCGAAAATAACCGAGTAAAATTTGTTTTCCTATTCCGCTCAGTTCCTGATGGCAACCAATTCTTTGACGGCTTGCTGCGAGTCCAGCGGCAGAGCTGCTGTTGGAGGAGGAGTGATGGCAGCTTCCCCACAGACGCCGGTGTATTGCCCGGTTTATGAGAGCCGGCTTCTGGCCAGGCATGATCTCAGCCCCGCCGGTTCTCTATACGGGAATCCCTACCCCAGAAGCCAAGGCTACGGGAATTACGTTACCTACGGGACAGACGCTTCAGCCTTCTACCCCCTGGTAAGCGGTCCTGGATCTTCCCTTCAGTCTGTATGTGGTTATATCCCACCGGAACGAAGTACTCGTTAATGACTGACATTCATCTTTTGGGCTTGAGAGAAGCTATAGATGTTTGACGCATGTAACTGGACATTAGGCTATTTAATGGGACGTTTTGCAAAACATAGACATGACTCTGGGCTTATTCGGATTTATAAGcacgtttatttatttttttaacgtgTACGGCATATTATTTTGATCCATTAACTATAAGTTCGAATGATTAAATGGCGTGATATGTCTTAACTGATTTACGGGCGGCCCGTAATTTAATCGATACTTAATTTTCAGTTATTGCAGTATTCAGTGAATAGAAATCGAGTAATAAggttttgctatttaaaaccatcGTTCTAGTTTTTATAAAGTATGTAAAATGCCGTCTTGAAACGCACAGTGGAGTACAGAAATAGATGTGTAATTGATGACTAATTAAAGGATGAATTTTGATTTCACCCCTTCGATGAAATCTCTCACACCTCGCAAATATGAACGATGAGCATCGCTGTAAAGGTTAGCATGCCTGGGTGCATGAGTATCAGCCTCTGTGGCCTGGTCTGCAGTGTATCGTGTGCGTTTGCAGAGCGCATTTGAAGCCAAAGACGGGGGCGTCTCCGCGCCTGCCGGCATCCCCCCCGCTGCCGCCTGTTACCCCTGTGACTCCGCTTTGGGACAATACTCATACGACAGGTATGAACGACATAAAGTAGACTGCACGAGGTCCAAGAGAGGCAACCTGTAAAGTTCATTATTTAGAAGGAAATTGAATCTCAATCTCAAACTGCATTCAGCACCAACAGTTATGTACTTTTCCCaatacatttaaatttaatacAGCAATTCTCAACAATAACGTTTAATATGTGTACAACAAATATGATGCGATTTAACTAATGGGGAAACTGCTGTTGCAATATTGAAGCACCCTGTCTTATCCTTCGTCGTTATGTAGTGTTGAACTAACTTCCACAGCGGAATAGCTATATAATTACAAGAGTTACTTTTTATTACTGACAGCACTGTTTGTACAAGTACCCAGCCCACCTGAGCTCTtgtgtaaattatttattaaggtAAGACTCTGAGTCTTCCTGTCTGTACCGCTAGATACGGATCGATGGATGCCGGGGCGCGGAGGAAAAACGCCAGCCGCGAAACAACGAGTACGCTGAAAGCCTGGCTCAACGATCACCGCAAAAACCCGTACCCCACCAAGGGGGAAAAGATCATGCTGGCAATCATCACCAAGATGACCCTCACCCAGGTGTCCACCTGGTTCGCCAACGCCCGCAGGAGACTGAAGAAGGAGAATCAAATGACATGGCCCCCACGGACCAAAAGCTCCGACGACAAGAGCTATGATGACGATGAAGAAGATGGTGAACTAATCAAAGGCGAAAACAGAGACCATGGTTAGTACGCATAGTAACACAAGATAAATTTTTTCGCCGCAGATCATTTTCTTCTTAAATTTCTTTCTCTGAATATATATCAAAGGCACGTCTATTCGTTCTATTGGCCTATTTTATCCTGAGAGtaattttacataagaattccAAGTGTATTCTGGGGTTGATCTGCATTTAAGCTGCGTGTTTTGTTAATATGTTAAATCGATGTATATGTTTCAGAGCATCAAGCACTGGGAGAAAAAGATTTCCGACTAAGTGATATGGAGGATTTCCATTCGATCGCTTCAGGAAGCCCTAACAGCGAGCTAAAGCACCCGTATCCAAGGACAGATTACCCGCATGGTCGCCCCAAAGTATCCCCGGGACCAGCCTGTACCGAGGACGGGGATCTGACCAAAAGCTGCTTGCGAAGATTTCCAGACAGCTGCGAAGGAAATATTAACGGCAGAGGGCTGACAGAAATAGTTTATAGGGAGGAATCACAAACCAACAAGCCGAAAATATGGTCTCTGGCACATACGGCCATTTCTTTGAACCCAGCCGAATATCCATCCTGCATGCATAAATGTGCGTCGCCAGTGTCCAACTCTGTGAAAAGCACGGACAGGCAACAGGATTCCCCAGTAGCCACTTTGAGGAGCTGGGTTGACGGGGTCTTCCATGACCCGTTATTTCGGCACAGATCTGTAAACCAGGTGCTGGTTAATACCACGGTATCTGGAGCCTCGACAAAATGCGCTGTAGTGGAGGCGTCTGCAATCTGCGACTCATCTTTCGGCGTGATGAAGGAGCAAGTAGCGTCAATAAAGCATCAACAGCCAAATAAATACTTGTCGGATTTTCCGAAACCAGGAAGCAAACtgtttttctcttattaaaaaaaaaaaacaatctagCTTGACAGTCTTGTCAAAACTCTGGGAAATACTATAAGTGGAAATAAATAATGGCAGTAAAATCGCACATGAAGCGTCCAAAGAGGGACATTTTCGTTATAGGTCTGTCTGTCTCGTGACTTTCGTTAACCACTGCAAAATTGCACAGAACCACACACATTTCCCTAAACAGGAATTACACGTTTTCTCGttgaaaaatactttttttcccCTATGGGGGGGGATCTGCTGTCCTTGGTGCTGAAATGAGTTTAACAGTGTCCGTGACGGGTGAAGCGAAAATTATCTGTCGTATTCGTGCATTTTTTAAAGAAATCCAAAATAGCAGGTACCttgtaatataatgtaaaagaCTTCTAAAGTTAAgcaatatattgtaaatattatAGTACAATTTTTATCTTAACCCTTATATATATGTTCATTGTTTTGAAACCAGCAACATCACGATCGTGACATGGTAATTGTATTGTACATCGTTAATAGTAATTTCCAATAGACATGAGAGAAATAAACTTGAATTGATCTTTGTTTAATGGAATGCATATTTGTATTGATCTTACTAGGCTACCTTATATGTTTTTATGTTCAGACGTTAGAAACCGGCTGTGCTGGTGCAGACCTCATATCATGCATTTTATATCGTGAGTGGAGGAAAAGATACTTGGACTCGAAACTGTAATTTGACACCGACTTTCGGTTTATGCGATGAAAAGTAAAAGTGGTTCCCGGCAATAAGGCGTGAGAGTCTTGTCTCCCGGGACCCGCGTTTCTGCGAGGGATCGACGCTTTGGGTAAGAATGTCATCAGGAGAGCCAATCGAGATAGATTTCCCCAGTGAAGTCTTGAAACACAGAGGCACGACACAAAAAAAAGCGACTCACAACCGTTAATGTAGGCTGTGTAACTTAAGTAAACCCACTATAATGTTTCCTTTATATTAGAATTCATATCATTAGGCATATATTTTGAGAAAGCGATTTTATATATGGAAATAAGTCCTTAATATTGTACGATATGTGCAAGAAATTCCACATTTTCATGAAAATGTCCCGCAACCATGCAGTTAAAATTGAACTTTTGAAGCCATTAATAGATGCTCAATTTACCTTTACATTTGATACGGTCCGTTCCATTCGTTAGGGGTGAAGCATAGTAAAATTAATTAACAGTCTACTTTTGTCATGGGCTCAAACTTAAAGTATACAATCAGTGAGCCGTTATTTTTCATTGAGGAAGTTTGAGAGCGACGACGAGAGAAGAACAAAGAACGAAAATTCATCTCTAGCCGCCAGTAAGAGAATCTCCTGACCTCAAACGACGGGAcccataaaatatttacaattcCGGTCGATAATATCTAGATAGACTGTCTTTAAATATACCCACTTGGGACGTCGGGAGCGGTAATAGGTTTTGTCACAACGCCTAAGTAAAGAAGAGACAAATAATAAATCACACGATTTAATTGTTCAGTCGAAGGTACCAAGTTAGCCACCGCCGTTATGTAGGCCTATTAATGTACATCGGTGAAATAAACCAGAAACACATATAAGACCCACATATTTCACGtgagattattattattcatgcgtCGAGAAATAAGCGTCCAATAGAACCTTAAGACCAAACGTTGGCAGAGTTATTTCCTACTTAAGATATTCTGCTAGAAGTACGTTGATTgtactataaatgaaaataggaAGCTAACCGAAGTGAATATTTGGCAAAAGACCACGATGGTTTCATGCCATGAGCACATGAAAGTAGCTTTGGCTATTGATTAAATAACGATTCTCGTTTATTTAACTGGAAATGACAGATCGTGTTAAATGATTTTAAGTATAATAATGGGCAGTAACTCATTAACTTTCGATGACTTGGATATAGACTGATTTATCAAAGCAGCAGGACTATCGTAATCgaagtaaaaaataaatggaAGAGGAATTATGATATGTGGTAAGACTATACAATTGAATTTTAGGACCTTCTACTAAAATTAAACTACTAACTCTGTAGGCTTATTTATTTTAGTAAACACGTAAAAGAGGAGAcatgtttaaaaatattaaatcgcACAGCAACTCATCACTGGTTAAGCAATACGGAAGAAGCGACTGATCATATTTCAGCTTAAACCTTATACGAAATGTTAAACATCTACAGGCCCATttaattcaactaattcaattTTCCAACAGCTTATCTATTTCAAGGTTCACATATGTTTTTATTTCCAAGTATTTTAACAACGAGCTGCATTTCCCTCTATCTCGGCGCACGGCGTCCACTGCTGTCAGAGCTCAACATAATCATTTCATCTTCTTGAAATGCTGAAACGGAATTATGTTCGCGAAGCTTTCCATAATTTCACCCAACAAGCACACTAACGGCAATATATCAGCTATAGATTTCTAAAggtgaatttatttaaaataacataGTTTGTGACTGCAGTTTTTTAAGAGTACACAGAGAAAATAtcgtttattttattatattgtaaTTACATTCagtactatatataaatatatacgaTTATTCTATATTgacattataaataaataaaataaagctaTTAAATATGTTTTAACTTGTCAGGAGAGTTTTCTGTCCCGTTAGTTAGACAGCCTGGGTTCGTTTACTGGGCGGTGTTCAGTAAAGCACATCCATAATCTCCTCCCTTAATATGAAAGGGATGGTACAGGTGCAGATTCCTGGTGTCCTTTGTAAAGTCGAGCTCAGAGAGTAAGGCATTTCTCATTATTCAAGGGTGTGGGAGGCATCCTGCAAACAGGCGGCCCCGTGCCCTCCCCGCAATGTCAGCCCGCGTCTCGATAGAGGTCAGACTCTTTCAATTTGTGCGGCACCGCGTACAGTATTAAAGGCGACACCCCTAAAACAGCTTCATCAAAGCGCTTTCCCGCTACGCCCTCATATATGACTTAAACACATTTTCACGTTAAACCTCTACTCAAGTGAGCATATACTTCAACAGACTGCGAAAGCAGTAACTGAATGTTTTGTtcattttttgtaattatttaaaaacaacTCACGTTACAGGgcttcagacaaaaaaaaaaactttaggaGCCATTGGCTCCTAAACTCGTATAATTGGAGCCATTGGCCATTGATCTGAGGTATCTGATCTGCCTACTATTGACTTCTGCATTATTATACGAGTGCATAactacataatgataaatgacacAGAATGTGCAATATTCAAGTAAGATCGTTGGACTATTGAACGTAAAGTGCACGTACAACCATTGAAATGTTAATTAAAATTCACTCGTAAAGAAATCAGGAAAACCAAGGGGTTAAGATT encodes:
- the LOC125719312 gene encoding iroquois-class homeodomain protein IRX-4-like; this translates as MSYPQLGYHCSSTPQFLMATNSLTACCESSGRAAVGGGVMAASPQTPVYCPVYESRLLARHDLSPAGSLYGNPYPRSQGYGNYVTYGTDASAFYPLSAFEAKDGGVSAPAGIPPAAACYPCDSALGQYSYDRYGSMDAGARRKNASRETTSTLKAWLNDHRKNPYPTKGEKIMLAIITKMTLTQVSTWFANARRRLKKENQMTWPPRTKSSDDKSYDDDEEDGELIKGENRDHEHQALGEKDFRLSDMEDFHSIASGSPNSELKHPYPRTDYPHGRPKVSPGPACTEDGDLTKSCLRRFPDSCEGNINGRGLTEIVYREESQTNKPKIWSLAHTAISLNPAEYPSCMHKCASPVSNSVKSTDRQQDSPVATLRSWVDGVFHDPLFRHRSVNQVLVNTTVSGASTKCAVVEASAICDSSFGVMKEQVASIKHQQPNKYLSDFPKPGSKLFFSY